The following proteins come from a genomic window of Phnomibacter ginsenosidimutans:
- a CDS encoding 3-keto-disaccharide hydrolase, whose protein sequence is MKTFSTIIALAFSFTTMAQTADNTLSKAEKKAGWKLLFDGKTSNGWRGFNKTVFPTGWVIENGTLKGLGTAHGDTGGDIVFGDEKFEDFELTIDWKISPGGNSGIFYHAAEGPQYKAPYATAPEYQLIDDNNWPGPGKLEDWQKTACDYAMYVAPENKKLKPTGEWNTTRIVFTKAKVEYYLNGQLTVSFVPWSEDWTKRRNSGKWESFPDYGKFKTGLIALQDHGSPTWFKNIKIRKL, encoded by the coding sequence ATGAAAACATTCAGCACCATCATTGCCTTGGCTTTTTCATTTACTACCATGGCGCAAACAGCCGATAACACCCTGAGCAAAGCCGAAAAAAAAGCAGGCTGGAAACTGTTGTTCGATGGCAAAACCAGCAATGGCTGGCGGGGCTTTAATAAAACCGTTTTTCCAACAGGATGGGTGATTGAAAATGGCACCCTCAAAGGCTTGGGCACAGCCCATGGTGATACGGGTGGCGATATTGTTTTTGGCGATGAAAAATTTGAAGACTTTGAGCTGACGATAGATTGGAAAATCAGCCCCGGTGGCAACAGCGGTATTTTTTACCATGCTGCCGAAGGTCCGCAGTATAAAGCACCATATGCCACGGCCCCCGAGTATCAATTGATTGACGACAACAACTGGCCCGGCCCCGGCAAGCTGGAAGACTGGCAAAAAACTGCCTGCGACTATGCTATGTACGTGGCTCCTGAAAACAAAAAACTCAAACCTACCGGCGAATGGAATACAACGCGTATTGTATTTACGAAAGCCAAAGTAGAGTATTACCTCAACGGACAACTCACGGTGTCGTTTGTGCCCTGGAGTGAAGACTGGACCAAGCGTCGCAACAGCGGCAAATGGGAATCTTTTCCTGACTATGGCAAATTCAAAACCGGCCTCATTGCCCTGCAAGATCATGGCAGTCCTACCTGGTTTAAAAACATTAAAATCAGGAAGCTGTAG
- a CDS encoding 3-keto-disaccharide hydrolase produces MKKTIHYLLMAMLAITVSNTSVAQKIKLFNGKDLKGWKIYGTEKWYVENGLLVCESGPDKQYGYLATEQHYDNFELTLEFKQGADGNSGVFFRSTIDGTKITGWQVEVAPPKNNTGGIYESYGRGWLIKPDPALDQYLKYGEWNKMKIRVENGTVTTWLNGQQMITLTDVKIGAGKGSIALQIHDGGGIKVQWRKLVLKPL; encoded by the coding sequence ATGAAAAAAACAATACACTACCTCCTGATGGCCATGCTGGCCATTACGGTTTCGAATACTTCTGTTGCACAAAAAATAAAACTCTTCAATGGCAAAGACCTGAAGGGTTGGAAAATTTACGGTACTGAAAAATGGTATGTAGAAAATGGCCTGCTCGTTTGCGAAAGCGGCCCCGACAAGCAATACGGCTATCTGGCTACCGAACAGCACTACGACAATTTTGAGTTGACACTTGAGTTTAAACAAGGCGCTGATGGCAACAGCGGGGTGTTTTTTCGCAGCACCATTGACGGTACCAAAATAACCGGCTGGCAGGTAGAAGTGGCACCACCCAAAAACAACACCGGCGGTATTTATGAAAGCTATGGCCGCGGCTGGCTTATCAAACCCGACCCTGCACTGGATCAATACCTGAAATATGGTGAGTGGAACAAAATGAAAATCCGCGTAGAAAATGGCACGGTGACCACCTGGCTCAACGGCCAGCAAATGATTACCCTCACCGATGTAAAAATTGGTGCCGGCAAAGGCAGCATCGCTTTACAAATTCATGATGGTGGCGGTATTAAAGTGCAGTGGCGAAAGTTGGTATTGAAACCACTATAG
- a CDS encoding response regulator, with amino-acid sequence MSLAKILWVDDEIDSLKSQLLFLQNKGYEVACLTNGFDAIDYVKEHPLDVVLLDESMPGISGLETLAKIKAIKSNLPVVMITKNEAENVMEDAIGSQISDYLIKPVNPSQVLLSLKKILDNKRLVSEKTTTSYQQEFRNLFMELNSNPDAQEWQKIYAKLVYWEMEMDKSDSPEMREVFQTQKDEANTEFFKYVSRHYASWIKPGNSEAPVMSHSLIAQKVLPNLSKGTPTFLCSSITCASISGGLFSPFLQRAFAL; translated from the coding sequence ATGAGCCTCGCCAAAATATTGTGGGTAGACGATGAAATAGACAGCCTGAAAAGCCAGTTGTTGTTTTTGCAAAACAAGGGCTACGAAGTGGCCTGCCTCACCAATGGTTTTGATGCCATTGATTATGTAAAAGAACACCCGCTGGATGTGGTGCTGCTCGATGAAAGCATGCCCGGCATTAGTGGCCTGGAAACACTGGCAAAAATCAAAGCAATCAAAAGCAATCTGCCCGTGGTCATGATTACCAAAAACGAAGCAGAAAATGTGATGGAAGATGCCATTGGCAGCCAAATCAGCGATTACCTCATTAAGCCGGTGAACCCCAGCCAGGTGCTGTTGAGCCTCAAAAAGATTCTTGACAACAAACGCCTCGTCAGCGAAAAAACTACTACTAGTTACCAGCAGGAATTTCGCAACCTGTTCATGGAGCTCAACAGCAATCCTGATGCACAGGAATGGCAAAAAATTTATGCCAAGCTGGTGTACTGGGAAATGGAAATGGACAAGAGCGACAGCCCCGAAATGCGGGAAGTTTTTCAAACCCAGAAGGACGAAGCCAACACCGAATTTTTTAAATACGTGAGTCGCCACTATGCCAGCTGGATAAAGCCTGGCAACAGCGAAGCACCGGTGATGAGCCATAGCCTCATTGCCCAAAAGGTATTGCCCAACCTGAGCAAGGGAACGCCCACATTTTTGTGCTCATCGATAACCTGCGCCTCGATCAGTGGCGGGCTATTCAGCCCATTTTTGCAGAGAGCTTTCGCATTGTAA
- a CDS encoding PglZ domain-containing protein, translated as MLIDNLRLDQWRAIQPIFAESFRIVTEDSFYSILPTATQYARNAIFAGQLPIDIAKQYPQLWKNDDDEGSKNLHEEEFLKAQLKRLGKGDLKISYTKILTNDAGQQLVNNIHNMLGNDLNVIVYNFVDMLSHARTEMEVLKELASDERSYRSITKSWFEHSPLYEALKKIADKKVKLVLATDHGSIRVNTPAKVVGDRQTTTNIRYKHGRNLNYENRDVLAFRDPKEAGLPSPSINSSYIFARENTYLCYPNNYNHYVNYYKNTFQHGGVSLEEMIVPVVVMESK; from the coding sequence GTGCTCATCGATAACCTGCGCCTCGATCAGTGGCGGGCTATTCAGCCCATTTTTGCAGAGAGCTTTCGCATTGTAACGGAGGATAGTTTTTACAGCATTTTGCCCACGGCTACGCAGTATGCCCGCAATGCCATTTTTGCCGGCCAGCTACCCATCGATATTGCAAAACAGTATCCGCAGCTTTGGAAAAACGATGATGACGAAGGCAGTAAAAATTTACACGAAGAAGAATTTTTAAAAGCACAGCTGAAGCGGTTGGGCAAAGGCGATCTCAAAATCAGCTACACCAAAATTTTGACGAACGATGCGGGCCAGCAGTTGGTGAACAACATTCACAACATGCTGGGCAACGACTTGAATGTCATCGTGTACAATTTTGTAGACATGCTGAGCCATGCCCGTACCGAAATGGAAGTGCTGAAAGAACTGGCCAGCGACGAACGCAGCTACCGCAGCATTACCAAAAGCTGGTTTGAGCACAGCCCGCTGTACGAAGCCCTCAAAAAAATAGCCGATAAAAAAGTGAAGCTGGTACTGGCGACAGACCACGGTAGCATACGGGTAAATACTCCCGCCAAAGTGGTGGGCGATCGCCAAACCACTACCAACATCCGCTACAAGCATGGCCGCAACCTCAACTACGAAAACCGCGATGTGCTAGCCTTTCGCGACCCCAAGGAGGCGGGCCTGCCCAGCCCCAGCATCAACAGCAGCTACATTTTTGCCCGTGAAAATACCTACCTCTGCTACCCCAATAACTACAACCACTATGTGAACTATTACAAGAACACTTTTCAGCACGGCGGTGTGAGCCTGGAAGAAATGATTGTACCCGTGGTAGTGATGGAAAGCAAGTAA
- a CDS encoding dipeptidase, with protein MPMKFSFLFVLLAGFQLAHSQSAAEEKLLKKAKAIHEKAITIDTHNDINVTNFTPEINYTQRLSTQVNLPKMEEGGLDVTWLIVYTGQGELTPDGYAKAYANADAKFKAIHRLCTDIAPDKIELALTSTDVRRIVASGKKVAMIGVENGYPVGTDIARVKEFADRGARYMSLSHNGHSQLCDSNTGENDSVWMHNGLSPLGKEVIAEMNKWGIMIDLSHPAKTSNIQAIQLSKAPVIASHSSARALNDVPRNLDDEVLLMVKENNGVVQTVAFRAYVNAKKAAAYSAKSNELMAAYAKQEGFELLNRRAVMELPAAAREEYNKKYTALTEKYKDKIASEVVAAAPPVDVKDFVDHIDYMVKKIGINHVGISSDFDGGGGVEGWNDAAETLNVTIELVRRGYTSKQIKKLWGENLLRVLDDVQEVAKKIQAGKL; from the coding sequence ATGCCCATGAAATTTTCCTTCCTCTTTGTATTGCTGGCCGGTTTTCAACTAGCCCACAGCCAGTCTGCTGCCGAAGAAAAACTCCTGAAAAAGGCCAAGGCCATTCATGAAAAGGCCATCACCATTGATACGCACAATGATATCAATGTGACAAACTTTACCCCGGAAATCAATTACACGCAGCGGCTGAGTACGCAGGTAAACCTGCCCAAAATGGAAGAAGGCGGCCTCGATGTAACCTGGTTGATTGTGTACACAGGCCAGGGTGAACTAACCCCCGACGGCTATGCCAAAGCGTACGCCAATGCCGATGCAAAATTCAAAGCCATTCACCGGCTGTGTACCGACATTGCACCCGACAAAATTGAACTGGCCCTTACCAGTACCGATGTGCGGCGCATTGTAGCATCGGGCAAAAAAGTAGCGATGATTGGTGTAGAAAATGGCTACCCCGTTGGCACCGATATTGCCCGGGTAAAAGAGTTTGCCGATCGCGGTGCCCGTTACATGTCGTTGTCGCACAACGGCCACAGCCAGCTCTGCGATAGCAACACCGGAGAAAACGACAGCGTATGGATGCACAACGGCCTGAGCCCCTTGGGCAAAGAAGTGATTGCCGAAATGAACAAATGGGGCATTATGATTGATTTGTCGCACCCGGCCAAAACCTCCAACATACAGGCCATTCAACTATCAAAGGCGCCGGTGATTGCTTCCCATTCTTCTGCACGGGCCCTCAACGATGTGCCCCGCAACCTCGACGATGAAGTGCTGCTAATGGTGAAAGAAAACAATGGCGTGGTGCAAACCGTTGCATTCAGGGCCTATGTGAATGCAAAAAAAGCAGCTGCTTACTCAGCCAAAAGCAATGAACTCATGGCCGCTTATGCCAAGCAGGAAGGCTTTGAATTATTGAACCGTCGGGCGGTGATGGAATTGCCCGCTGCTGCAAGGGAAGAATACAATAAAAAGTATACTGCCCTAACCGAAAAATACAAAGACAAAATTGCCAGCGAAGTAGTAGCTGCAGCACCGCCGGTTGATGTAAAAGACTTTGTAGACCACATTGACTACATGGTGAAAAAAATTGGCATCAACCACGTGGGCATCAGTTCCGATTTTGATGGCGGTGGTGGTGTAGAAGGCTGGAACGATGCTGCAGAAACACTCAACGTGACCATTGAGCTGGTACGCAGAGGCTATACCAGCAAGCAAATCAAAAAGCTATGGGGCGAAAACCTGCTGCGTGTACTCGACGATGTGCAGGAAGTAGCCAAGAAGATTCAAGCAGGCAAGCTGTAG
- a CDS encoding ClpP family protease, with translation MNFGQEFEKYAVKHRGISSNTLDAYIKHNVTNLTPNIIEERPMNIAVMDVYSRLMMDRIIFLGYPIMDEVANIVTAQLLFLESTDHTRDIQMYINSPGGSVYAGLGMYDTMQFITPDIATICTGMAASMGAVLMAAGAHGKRTALKHSRIMIHQPSGGAMGQATDIEITVNEVKKLKKELYDILAYHTGQTAEQIAIDSDRDKWMTAPEAKEYGLVDEVLFINPRKEKK, from the coding sequence ATGAACTTTGGACAAGAATTTGAAAAATATGCGGTGAAGCACCGCGGCATCAGCAGCAATACGCTGGATGCATACATCAAGCACAACGTTACCAACCTCACCCCCAACATTATTGAGGAACGCCCCATGAACATTGCGGTGATGGATGTGTACAGCCGCCTGATGATGGACCGCATCATCTTTTTGGGCTACCCCATTATGGATGAAGTGGCCAACATTGTAACGGCGCAGCTGCTCTTCCTCGAAAGCACCGACCATACCCGCGACATTCAGATGTACATCAACAGCCCCGGTGGCAGTGTGTATGCTGGCTTGGGTATGTACGATACCATGCAGTTCATCACCCCCGATATTGCTACCATTTGTACCGGCATGGCTGCCAGCATGGGAGCAGTACTCATGGCTGCTGGTGCACACGGCAAGCGTACCGCCCTCAAGCACAGCCGAATCATGATTCACCAGCCCAGCGGTGGTGCCATGGGTCAGGCTACTGATATTGAGATTACGGTGAATGAGGTAAAGAAACTGAAGAAAGAACTGTACGACATTTTGGCCTACCACACCGGTCAAACCGCCGAGCAAATTGCCATCGACAGCGACCGCGACAAGTGGATGACCGCCCCCGAAGCCAAAGAATACGGCCTGGTAGACGAAGTACTGTTCATCAATCCGAGAAAGGAAAAGAAGTAG
- a CDS encoding ClpP family protease, with the protein MNQHNYRNKPFRYDEDEPEAPETPAIEMPMEKMMSGWQFDKKFIEQRKIFLWGVVDDKSAKDITSRLLYLEAIDPGKEITFYINSPGGLVTAGMVIYDTMQMISSPVSTVCMGMAASMGSILLSGGTKGRRFIFPSGEVMIHQPSGGGRGTSADLEIMAEQIRKTKLMGAEILAKNCGQTVEKVMKDFDRDYWMDAKESIAYGIVDGVLEKL; encoded by the coding sequence ATGAACCAGCATAATTACCGCAACAAACCCTTCCGCTACGACGAAGACGAACCGGAAGCACCAGAAACACCAGCCATTGAAATGCCCATGGAGAAGATGATGAGCGGCTGGCAGTTCGACAAAAAATTTATTGAGCAACGCAAGATTTTCCTGTGGGGCGTGGTGGACGATAAAAGCGCCAAAGACATCACCAGTCGCCTGCTCTACCTGGAGGCCATCGACCCCGGCAAGGAAATCACGTTTTACATCAACAGCCCTGGCGGATTGGTGACAGCGGGCATGGTTATTTATGATACCATGCAAATGATCAGCAGCCCCGTAAGCACTGTGTGCATGGGCATGGCCGCCAGTATGGGCAGCATTTTGCTGAGTGGTGGCACCAAGGGCCGTCGTTTCATTTTCCCCAGTGGCGAAGTAATGATACACCAGCCCAGCGGTGGTGGCCGCGGTACCAGCGCCGACCTAGAAATCATGGCCGAGCAAATCCGCAAAACCAAGCTCATGGGTGCCGAAATCCTCGCCAAAAACTGCGGCCAAACCGTGGAGAAAGTGATGAAAGACTTTGACCGCGACTATTGGATGGACGCCAAAGAAAGCATTGCTTACGGCATTGTAGATGGCGTACTGGAGAAGCTTTAA
- the clpX gene encoding ATP-dependent Clp protease ATP-binding subunit ClpX, with translation MAKSSLHCSFCGKSRDEVKILIAGQDNVHICDQCVESAREIVEQEVALQSHRFTAPGAFKLNVKKPREIKQFLDQYVIGQDDAKKILSVAVYNHYKRLTQKVSTDEVEIEKSNIILVGETGTGKTLLAKTIAKLLNVPFAIVDATVFTEAGYVGEDVESMLTRLLQNCDYDVQAAERGIVYIDEIDKIARKGDNPSITRDVSGEGVQQGLLKMLEGTEVLVPPQGGRKHPEQKMIRINTQNILFIAGGAFDGIDRVIARRVNTNAIGFNVDKELQEYQKKNLLQFINAQDLKGFGLIPELLGRLPVVTHLEPLDTDTLRSILTEPRNSLVRQYTKLFELEGIRLSFEPEVFDFIVAKAMEFKLGARGLRSICEQILTDAMFEMPSQKEKEFEVTLQYARQKFDTGKMSKLKVA, from the coding sequence ATGGCAAAATCAAGTCTGCATTGTTCTTTTTGTGGCAAAAGCCGCGATGAAGTCAAAATCCTCATCGCCGGTCAGGACAATGTACACATCTGCGACCAGTGCGTAGAAAGTGCCCGTGAAATAGTGGAGCAGGAAGTGGCCTTGCAAAGCCACCGCTTTACTGCTCCCGGTGCTTTCAAACTCAACGTAAAAAAGCCCCGCGAAATCAAGCAATTCCTTGATCAGTATGTGATTGGTCAGGATGATGCCAAGAAGATTTTGAGCGTAGCGGTATACAACCACTACAAACGCCTTACCCAAAAAGTAAGCACCGACGAAGTAGAAATTGAAAAAAGCAACATCATACTGGTAGGCGAAACCGGCACGGGTAAAACCTTGCTGGCCAAAACCATTGCCAAACTCCTCAATGTGCCCTTTGCTATTGTAGATGCCACGGTGTTTACCGAAGCAGGCTATGTAGGCGAAGACGTAGAAAGCATGCTCACCCGCCTGCTGCAAAACTGCGATTACGATGTGCAGGCTGCCGAACGGGGCATTGTATACATCGATGAAATTGATAAGATTGCCCGCAAAGGCGACAACCCCAGCATTACCCGCGACGTAAGCGGCGAAGGTGTACAGCAGGGCCTGCTGAAAATGCTGGAAGGCACCGAAGTGCTGGTGCCCCCGCAAGGTGGCCGCAAGCACCCCGAGCAAAAAATGATCCGTATCAATACGCAAAACATCCTCTTCATTGCGGGTGGTGCGTTTGATGGCATCGACCGCGTCATTGCCCGCCGGGTAAATACCAACGCCATTGGCTTCAACGTAGACAAAGAGCTGCAGGAATACCAGAAGAAAAACCTGTTGCAATTCATCAACGCACAAGACCTGAAAGGTTTTGGTTTGATACCCGAACTGCTGGGTCGCCTGCCTGTGGTTACCCACCTCGAACCGCTGGATACCGACACCCTCCGCAGCATTTTGACAGAACCCCGCAACTCGCTGGTTCGTCAGTACACCAAGCTGTTTGAGCTCGAAGGCATCCGCCTGAGCTTTGAGCCCGAAGTGTTCGACTTTATTGTGGCCAAAGCCATGGAGTTTAAACTCGGAGCCCGTGGCTTGCGCAGCATTTGTGAGCAAATACTCACCGATGCCATGTTTGAAATGCCCAGCCAAAAAGAGAAGGAATTTGAAGTAACGCTGCAGTACGCCCGGCAGAAATTTGACACCGGAAAAATGAGCAAACTGAAAGTGGCCTAA
- a CDS encoding Spx/MgsR family RNA polymerase-binding regulatory protein yields the protein MITVYGIPNCDTVKKAITWLKENKIDFQFHDYKKQGITKTMLNNWSKQVSIDVLLNKKGTTWKACTAEEQAAAAKKAGAIQLMAEKPSLIKRPVVEQDGTVLAVGFAANNYAAIFGK from the coding sequence ATGATAACCGTATACGGCATTCCCAATTGCGACACTGTGAAAAAAGCCATTACCTGGCTCAAGGAAAACAAGATTGACTTTCAGTTTCACGATTATAAAAAGCAAGGCATTACCAAAACCATGCTCAACAACTGGAGCAAACAGGTGAGTATAGATGTATTGCTGAATAAAAAAGGTACTACCTGGAAAGCCTGTACTGCAGAAGAACAAGCTGCTGCCGCCAAAAAAGCCGGTGCCATTCAACTGATGGCGGAGAAACCATCGCTCATTAAACGACCAGTGGTAGAGCAAGACGGTACTGTATTGGCGGTGGGTTTTGCTGCGAATAACTATGCGGCCATATTTGGTAAATAA
- a CDS encoding c-type cytochrome codes for MVNKDLTGPALKGVESRWPDQQKLYGFIRNSDSVIQRDAYARQLWLDYNQTAMLPHPDLTDEQIRSILDYIQSVSE; via the coding sequence ATGGTAAACAAAGACCTGACCGGCCCGGCACTGAAAGGCGTGGAAAGCCGCTGGCCCGATCAGCAAAAATTGTATGGCTTTATCCGCAACAGCGACTCTGTGATTCAACGTGACGCTTATGCCCGTCAGCTGTGGCTCGATTACAACCAAACGGCCATGCTGCCCCACCCCGACCTGACGGATGAACAAATCCGCTCCATTTTGGATTATATCCAATCAGTAAGTGAATAA
- a CDS encoding acyl-CoA dehydrogenase family protein, with protein sequence MNFQPSETTLHVAAAARDFAEQHIRPHVMEWDEAQHFPIDTFRAMGQLGLMGVLVPHEYGGAGLGYFEYNAIIQEIAKVCGSVGLSLAAHNSLCTNHILTFGNEAQKRRWLPKLATAEHIGAWGLTEPNTGSDAGNMKTTAVKDGDHWVLNGTKNWITHGKSGDIAVVIARTGEPRTSGNATAFVVERGTPGFAAGKKENKLGMRASETAEMIFDNCRIPDSQRLGEVGDGFRQSLKILDGGRISIAALAQGIARGAFEASVQYSKERHQFDQPISNFQGISFKLADMATEIAAAELLIQQACYLKETHQKVTEQSAMAKYYASEVAVKVSTDAVQIFGGYGYTKDFPVEKYYRDSKLCTIGEGTSEIQKLVIAREVLS encoded by the coding sequence ATGAATTTTCAACCGTCAGAAACCACGCTGCACGTAGCAGCGGCAGCCCGTGATTTTGCCGAGCAGCACATTCGCCCCCATGTAATGGAATGGGACGAAGCGCAACATTTTCCCATAGATACTTTTAGAGCCATGGGCCAACTGGGCCTGATGGGCGTACTGGTACCGCATGAATATGGCGGTGCCGGTCTCGGGTATTTCGAGTACAACGCCATCATTCAGGAAATAGCCAAAGTGTGTGGCTCCGTAGGCCTGAGCCTGGCCGCCCACAACAGTTTGTGCACCAACCACATTCTCACATTTGGCAATGAAGCGCAAAAGCGCCGCTGGCTGCCCAAGCTGGCCACTGCCGAGCACATTGGCGCCTGGGGTTTGACCGAGCCTAACACCGGCAGCGACGCCGGCAACATGAAAACCACGGCTGTAAAAGACGGCGACCACTGGGTACTGAACGGCACCAAAAACTGGATTACGCATGGCAAAAGCGGCGACATCGCCGTGGTGATAGCCCGTACCGGTGAGCCACGCACCAGTGGTAATGCAACTGCCTTTGTGGTGGAGCGTGGTACACCGGGTTTTGCTGCTGGCAAAAAAGAAAACAAACTGGGCATGCGGGCCAGCGAAACGGCCGAAATGATTTTTGACAACTGCCGCATACCCGACAGCCAAAGGCTGGGCGAAGTGGGCGATGGCTTTCGGCAGAGCCTGAAGATTTTGGATGGCGGCCGCATCAGCATTGCTGCACTGGCGCAGGGCATTGCCCGTGGCGCTTTTGAAGCCAGTGTACAGTACAGCAAAGAGCGGCACCAGTTCGATCAACCCATCAGCAACTTTCAGGGCATTAGTTTTAAGCTGGCCGATATGGCTACCGAAATAGCTGCTGCTGAATTGCTGATACAGCAAGCTTGCTACCTGAAAGAAACGCATCAGAAAGTAACGGAGCAAAGCGCCATGGCCAAATACTACGCCAGCGAAGTAGCGGTAAAAGTGAGTACCGATGCCGTGCAAATTTTTGGTGGCTATGGCTATACCAAAGATTTTCCGGTAGAAAAATACTACCGCGACAGTAAGCTGTGCACCATTGGTGAAGGCACCAGCGAAATACAAAAGCTGGTGATAGCGAGAGAAGTGCTTTCCTAG
- a CDS encoding ComEA family DNA-binding protein produces MPLVFYRYFLPAPQQPADAIVLEEAKGLVPFKAFDSSWQNNNEHTAWKEPASYNRAVAAVSYFTFDPNTASEADWLRLGVKPKTVATIVKYRSKGGKFRQPEDLLKIFSLPKDQAKALIPYVVIAPAASNNSFRRDSLPARPTAPAKNIAAIDINLADTSQWIALPGIGSKLAFRIVNFRDKLGGFYSIDQVGETYALPDSTFQKIKSRLRVNGSGIRAININTATVEQLKMHPYIKWNIANAMIQYRQQHGPYQSVQDLQKIAIVTPEWLQKVAPYFTVQ; encoded by the coding sequence TTGCCCCTTGTCTTTTACCGTTACTTTTTGCCTGCGCCGCAGCAACCGGCCGATGCCATTGTACTGGAAGAAGCCAAAGGATTGGTGCCTTTCAAAGCGTTCGACAGCAGTTGGCAAAACAACAACGAACACACTGCTTGGAAAGAGCCAGCCTCCTATAACCGGGCTGTTGCTGCGGTAAGCTATTTCACTTTTGACCCCAATACAGCCAGCGAAGCAGACTGGCTGCGCCTGGGTGTAAAACCCAAAACGGTAGCCACCATTGTAAAGTACCGGAGCAAGGGTGGCAAATTCCGCCAGCCCGAAGACCTGCTGAAAATATTCAGCCTACCCAAGGATCAGGCGAAGGCACTCATTCCGTATGTGGTGATTGCTCCTGCTGCCAGCAACAACTCGTTTCGCCGCGACTCACTGCCTGCCCGGCCAACGGCACCGGCTAAAAACATCGCCGCTATCGACATCAATCTGGCCGATACCAGCCAATGGATTGCCCTGCCCGGCATTGGCAGCAAACTGGCTTTCCGCATTGTCAATTTCCGCGATAAGCTGGGCGGTTTTTACAGCATTGATCAGGTAGGCGAAACCTATGCCCTGCCCGACAGCACTTTTCAAAAAATCAAGAGCCGTTTGCGGGTAAATGGGAGCGGCATTCGTGCCATCAACATCAACACGGCTACAGTAGAGCAGCTCAAAATGCATCCCTATATCAAATGGAATATTGCCAATGCCATGATACAATACCGGCAGCAGCACGGGCCGTATCAATCGGTGCAGGATTTGCAAAAAATTGCCATCGTTACTCCGGAATGGTTGCAGAAAGTGGCCCCCTATTTTACCGTTCAATAA
- a CDS encoding MBL fold metallo-hydrolase, with product MAALSITFLGTGTSGGVPMVACSCAVCQSADVHDKRLRSSILVQSATTTIVVDATPDFRQQMLQHNVRRIDAILITHSHKDHVGGLDDTRGFQYIQQQPTHIYASAATLLGVQREIPYAFEAYKYPGVPVFELHEIKSDPFVVGDIVVQPIWVWHYKMPVMGFRFGNFTYITDANRIDEAEQEKIKGSKQHCAQCLAERIAHFALYPARSH from the coding sequence ATGGCGGCACTCAGTATCACATTTTTAGGCACCGGCACCAGCGGCGGCGTACCCATGGTAGCCTGCAGTTGTGCTGTATGCCAATCGGCCGATGTGCACGACAAAAGATTGCGCAGCAGCATCCTGGTACAATCGGCCACCACCACCATTGTGGTAGATGCTACCCCTGACTTTCGCCAGCAAATGCTGCAACACAACGTTCGCCGTATTGATGCCATCCTCATTACGCATTCGCACAAAGATCATGTAGGCGGCCTCGATGATACCCGTGGCTTTCAATACATACAACAGCAACCAACGCACATTTATGCCAGTGCTGCCACGCTGCTGGGTGTACAGCGGGAAATTCCGTATGCATTTGAAGCGTACAAATACCCGGGTGTGCCCGTTTTCGAATTGCACGAAATCAAAAGCGACCCTTTTGTGGTAGGCGATATAGTGGTGCAGCCAATTTGGGTGTGGCATTACAAAATGCCGGTGATGGGTTTTCGCTTTGGCAACTTTACTTACATCACCGATGCGAATCGCATAGACGAAGCAGAACAGGAAAAAATAAAAGGCAGCAAGCAGCATTGTGCTCAATGCCTTGCGGAAAGAATCGCACATTTCGCACTTTACCCTGCAAGAAGCCATTGA